The Pseudofrankia inefficax genome window below encodes:
- the hpnC gene encoding squalene synthase HpnC → MTPIDARTAAPGRRAEPAGITDIATSTDEVLRAAYGENFPVSPVVLPAAIREHFKAIYGFARLVDDIGDEAPGDRLALLDELAADLERIWTGAGPSLPVHQRLATTVAACDLPAEPFLRLIEANRLDQRVTRYPTFDDLLRYCTLSADPIGRMVLGVLGRATPDRLILSDRVCTALQIAEHLQDVAEDYAAGRIYLPLEDLDTFGVAESDLAAPTASPALRNLMAFQVARATTVLDQGAPLASLLDGRMRLAIAGFIGGGRAALHAVRQAGYDVLGGAPKASKPRLAGAAMWVAVRSYSPSMRAGAAGAGGLPPLCEPPPPSPNPPRATAASAVSAAAVTEPALATAKDRAATSVPAPTVAVTTLSGVVTGADLGNTESRSVNGPASAWPAMTEADSRHSRRGDEGEAS, encoded by the coding sequence ATGACCCCCATCGACGCCCGGACCGCCGCCCCCGGCCGGCGGGCAGAGCCGGCCGGTATCACCGATATCGCGACCTCCACCGATGAGGTGCTGCGCGCCGCGTACGGCGAGAACTTCCCCGTGTCGCCCGTGGTGCTGCCCGCCGCCATCCGTGAGCACTTCAAGGCCATCTACGGGTTCGCCCGGCTGGTCGACGACATCGGCGACGAGGCCCCCGGCGACCGGCTCGCCCTGCTTGACGAGCTCGCGGCCGACCTGGAGCGGATCTGGACCGGCGCGGGGCCGAGCTTGCCCGTGCACCAGCGGCTGGCGACGACGGTGGCGGCCTGCGACCTGCCCGCCGAGCCCTTCCTGCGGCTGATCGAGGCGAACCGGCTGGACCAGCGGGTCACCCGCTACCCGACCTTCGACGACCTGCTGCGCTACTGCACCCTGTCGGCCGACCCGATCGGGCGCATGGTGCTCGGCGTGCTCGGCCGGGCGACCCCCGACCGGCTGATCCTCTCCGACCGGGTCTGCACCGCGCTGCAGATCGCCGAGCACCTGCAGGACGTCGCCGAGGACTACGCGGCCGGGCGGATCTACCTGCCGCTCGAGGACCTCGACACCTTCGGCGTCGCCGAGAGCGACCTCGCGGCGCCGACCGCGTCGCCGGCGCTGCGCAACCTGATGGCCTTCCAGGTCGCCAGGGCGACCACGGTCCTCGACCAGGGCGCCCCGCTGGCCAGCCTGCTGGACGGCCGGATGCGGCTGGCCATCGCCGGCTTCATCGGCGGTGGCCGCGCGGCGCTGCACGCGGTCCGCCAGGCCGGCTACGACGTGCTCGGCGGCGCGCCGAAGGCGAGCAAGCCCCGGCTGGCCGGCGCCGCCATGTGGGTCGCGGTCCGTTCGTACTCGCCGTCGATGCGTGCCGGCGCCGCCGGGGCCGGCGGCCTGCCACCGTTGTGCGAGCCGCCGCCGCCGTCCCCGAACCCGCCCCGGGCCACGGCCGCCTCCGCGGTTTCCGCTGCGGCCGTGACGGAACCGGCGCTCGCGACGGCGAAGGACCGGGCCGCCACCTCGGTGCCAGCCCCGACCGTGGCAGTGACCACCCTTTCGGGCGTAGTGACCGGCGCCGACCTGGGGAACACCGAGAGCAGGTCCGTGAACGGGCCGGCCAGCGCCTGGCCTGCGATGACTGAGGCTGACAGCCGGCACAGCCGGCGAGGTGACGAGGGGGAGGCCTCATGA
- a CDS encoding aspartate aminotransferase family protein, with protein MTSSTYDDDRKHVFHSWSAQAALTPLVVNRAEGSCFWDESGRRYLDFSSQLVNANIGHQHPKVIEAIIEQAGKLTTIAPFHANEARSEAARLIASHAPGDLDKVFFTNGGAEATENAVRMARLVTDRHKILTTYRSYHGATGGSIVLTGEPRRWASEPGIPGVVHFHGPYPYRSPFYADSVEQEGERALAHLAEVIALEGPQTVAAVLLETVVGTNGILVPPDGYLAGVRELCDRHGILLILDEVMSGFGRCGEWFAADHWNVVPDLICFAKGVNSGYVPLGGVIMGPKVADAFATRPYPGGLTYSGHPLACAAAVGSIRAFEEEGIVEHARMLGTDVIGPELAKLAVNHPSVGEVRGLGVFWAIELVRDRETREPLVPFNAAGPDAAPMAAFIGACKERGLWPFTHFNRTHVVPPCTITVDELREGLAILDDALTVADSYYTG; from the coding sequence ATGACCAGCAGCACCTACGACGACGACCGCAAGCACGTCTTCCACTCCTGGTCGGCGCAGGCGGCACTGACCCCGCTGGTGGTGAACCGGGCCGAGGGCAGCTGCTTCTGGGACGAGTCCGGCCGGCGCTACCTGGACTTCTCGTCCCAGCTTGTGAACGCCAACATCGGCCATCAGCATCCGAAGGTGATCGAGGCGATCATCGAGCAGGCCGGCAAGCTGACCACGATCGCCCCGTTCCACGCGAACGAGGCCCGTTCGGAGGCGGCCCGGCTCATCGCGTCGCATGCCCCCGGCGACCTGGACAAGGTCTTCTTCACCAACGGCGGCGCCGAGGCGACCGAGAACGCGGTGCGGATGGCCCGACTCGTCACCGACCGCCACAAGATCCTCACGACCTACCGCTCGTATCACGGCGCCACCGGTGGCTCGATCGTCCTGACCGGCGAGCCACGCCGCTGGGCGAGCGAGCCCGGCATCCCGGGCGTGGTCCATTTCCACGGCCCCTACCCGTACCGTTCGCCCTTCTACGCCGACAGCGTCGAGCAGGAGGGCGAGCGGGCCCTCGCGCACCTCGCCGAGGTGATCGCCCTGGAGGGCCCGCAGACCGTGGCCGCGGTGCTGCTGGAGACGGTCGTCGGCACGAACGGCATCCTCGTGCCGCCGGACGGCTACCTGGCCGGGGTGCGCGAGCTGTGCGACCGGCACGGCATCCTGCTGATCCTGGACGAGGTGATGTCCGGCTTCGGGCGGTGCGGCGAATGGTTCGCCGCCGATCACTGGAACGTCGTGCCCGACCTGATCTGCTTCGCCAAGGGCGTGAACTCGGGCTACGTCCCGCTGGGCGGCGTCATCATGGGCCCGAAGGTCGCCGACGCGTTCGCGACCCGCCCCTACCCGGGCGGTCTCACCTACTCCGGCCACCCGCTGGCCTGCGCCGCCGCGGTCGGCTCGATCCGGGCCTTCGAGGAGGAGGGCATCGTCGAGCACGCCCGGATGCTCGGAACCGACGTCATCGGCCCGGAGCTGGCGAAGCTCGCCGTCAACCACCCGAGCGTCGGCGAGGTCCGCGGCCTCGGGGTCTTCTGGGCCATCGAACTGGTCCGCGACCGGGAGACCCGCGAGCCGCTGGTCCCGTTCAACGCGGCAGGCCCCGACGCGGCCCCGATGGCAGCGTTCATCGGTGCCTGCAAGGAACGCGGCCTCTGGCCCTTCACCCACTTCAACCGGACCCACGTCGTCCCGCCATGCACCATCACCGTCGACGAGCTCCGCGAGGGCCTGGCCATCCTCGACGACGCCCTTACCGTCGCGGACAGCTACTACACCGGCTGA
- a CDS encoding SDR family NAD(P)-dependent oxidoreductase, producing the protein MSTRSRPAVQDRASRPVISRARAAASAPWPPRTALVTGASSGIGRAAALRLAQDGTKTLLVGRNGVALDEVAAATGGHRFATDLTAVGAETAVASRATELLGDVDLLVLSAGIGAAGPFEVMSPNALRDLVTVNVLAPMMLVRAVLPAMLDRGEGRILLVGSVAGALGVRGEVAYSASKAALVGFADALRSEVRGRGIVVTLCLPGAVDTPFFHRRGAPYVRRWPKAMPPSRVADRMLAGVARGSAEVWVPGWMSLAARVHGAAPPLYRRLANVFG; encoded by the coding sequence GTGAGCACCCGCTCTCGTCCTGCTGTCCAGGATCGGGCTTCCCGGCCGGTGATCAGCAGGGCCCGGGCGGCCGCGTCCGCTCCCTGGCCACCGCGGACGGCACTCGTCACCGGTGCCTCCAGCGGGATCGGCCGCGCGGCCGCACTCCGGCTGGCCCAGGACGGCACCAAGACTCTCTTGGTCGGCCGCAACGGAGTCGCCCTCGACGAGGTTGCCGCCGCGACTGGCGGCCACCGGTTCGCGACCGACCTGACAGCCGTGGGCGCGGAGACCGCCGTCGCCTCCCGGGCCACCGAACTGCTCGGTGACGTCGACCTGCTGGTCCTGTCGGCCGGAATCGGCGCGGCAGGACCCTTCGAGGTGATGTCCCCGAACGCGCTGCGGGATCTGGTCACCGTCAACGTGCTCGCACCGATGATGTTGGTCCGCGCGGTCCTGCCGGCGATGCTCGACCGCGGCGAGGGCCGCATCCTGCTGGTGGGCAGTGTCGCGGGCGCGCTGGGGGTGCGGGGCGAGGTGGCCTACTCCGCCAGCAAGGCGGCGCTGGTCGGATTCGCCGACGCGCTGCGCTCCGAGGTGCGAGGTCGCGGCATCGTGGTGACGCTCTGCTTACCAGGCGCCGTGGACACACCGTTCTTCCACCGCCGCGGCGCCCCGTACGTCCGCCGTTGGCCCAAGGCGATGCCCCCGAGCCGGGTCGCGGACCGCATGCTTGCCGGCGTCGCGCGCGGCAGCGCCGAGGTGTGGGTGCCAGGCTGGATGTCCCTGGCCGCGCGCGTGCACGGAGCGGCGCCGCCGCTCTACCGCAGGTTGGCGAATGTGTTCGGATAG